A region from the Dinoroseobacter shibae DFL 12 = DSM 16493 genome encodes:
- a CDS encoding microcin C ABC transporter permease YejB, protein MGAYILRRLALIIPTLFGIMLINFALTQFVPGGPVEQVLAQLDGGGDVFQNIAGGGDAGGDVGAGAASSGDDRYLGSRGLPPEFIAELEAQFGFDKPPHIRFLNMMWDYMRFDFGESYFRSISVVDLVLEKMPVSITLGLWSTLIAYMVSIPLGIRKAVRDGSSFDTWTSGLIIVAYAIPGFLFAILLLVLFAGGSYFQIFPLRGLTSDNFDELSLIGKVGDYLWHITLPVLASTISAFATLTLLTKNSFLDEIKKQYVITAKAKGLAENQVLYGHVFRNAMLIVIAGFPAVFVSVFFGGSLIIETIFSLDGLGRLGFEAAVARDYPVIFGTLFVFGLIGLLMGLVSDLMYVWIDPRIDFATRET, encoded by the coding sequence ATGGGCGCCTATATCCTGCGCCGCCTGGCGCTGATCATTCCCACGCTGTTCGGCATCATGCTGATCAACTTCGCGCTGACGCAGTTCGTCCCCGGCGGCCCGGTGGAGCAGGTGCTGGCGCAGCTCGACGGGGGCGGGGACGTGTTCCAGAACATCGCCGGGGGCGGCGATGCGGGCGGGGATGTGGGCGCGGGCGCGGCCTCTTCGGGCGATGACCGGTACCTCGGCTCCCGGGGCCTGCCGCCGGAATTCATCGCCGAGCTGGAGGCGCAATTCGGCTTCGACAAGCCGCCCCATATCCGGTTTTTAAACATGATGTGGGACTACATGCGGTTCGATTTCGGAGAGAGTTATTTCCGGTCCATTTCCGTGGTGGACCTGGTGCTGGAAAAGATGCCGGTCTCGATCACGCTCGGGCTGTGGTCGACGCTGATCGCCTACATGGTGTCGATCCCCCTGGGCATCCGGAAGGCGGTGCGGGACGGGTCGAGTTTCGATACCTGGACCTCTGGGCTGATCATCGTGGCCTATGCGATCCCCGGGTTTCTGTTCGCGATCCTGCTGCTGGTGCTGTTCGCGGGGGGCTCCTATTTCCAGATCTTCCCGCTGCGCGGCCTGACCTCGGACAATTTCGACGAGCTGAGCCTGATCGGCAAGGTCGGCGATTACCTGTGGCACATCACGCTGCCGGTGCTGGCCTCGACCATCTCGGCCTTTGCGACGCTGACGCTGCTGACCAAGAACAGCTTTCTGGACGAGATCAAGAAGCAATACGTGATCACCGCCAAGGCCAAGGGGCTGGCGGAGAACCAGGTGCTCTATGGCCATGTGTTCCGCAACGCGATGCTGATCGTGATCGCGGGATTCCCGGCGGTGTTCGTGTCGGTCTTCTTCGGCGGCTCGCTGATCATCGAGACGATCTTCAGCCTCGACGGGCTCGGGCGGCTCGGGTTCGAGGCGGCGGTGGCGCGGGATTACCCGGTGATCTTCGGCACGCTGTTCGTGTTCGGGTTGATCGGGCTGCTGATGGGGCTGGTGTCGGACCTGATGTATGTGTGGATCGATCCGCGCATCGACTTCGCGACGCGGGAGACCTGA
- a CDS encoding ABC transporter permease produces MALAEETRPDPAAPPVYVPEEKKRFGLSPLGQRRWRNFKANRRAYWSLIIFGTLFVLSLFAELIANDKPIIVSYQGEWHFPVAQFYPETAFGGDFRTEAVYRDAEVQCLIISGGLEDCFDDPEGIIEDAQDGEVLGQEIDKGWLLWPLIPYSFDTINDIQGTAPSAPDANHWLGTDDTARDVLARVIYGFRLSVAFALVVTFLTSVIGIAAGAVQGYFGGLTDLLFQRIIELWGATPSLYIIIIVAAIFQMNFWLLVFLMVLFGWTALVGVVRAEFLRARNFEYVRAARALGVSNVVIMFRHVLPNAMVATVTMLPFIVTGTVASLATLDFLGFGLPSSAPSLGELTLQAKQNLQAPWLGFTAFFTFAIMLSLMVFVFEGIRDAFDPRKTFS; encoded by the coding sequence ATGGCACTGGCCGAAGAGACCCGCCCCGATCCGGCCGCCCCGCCGGTCTATGTGCCCGAAGAAAAGAAGCGCTTCGGCCTCTCGCCCCTGGGCCAGCGCCGCTGGCGGAATTTCAAGGCGAACCGGCGGGCCTACTGGTCGCTGATCATTTTCGGGACGCTGTTCGTGCTGTCGCTTTTTGCGGAACTGATCGCCAACGACAAGCCGATCATCGTCAGCTACCAGGGGGAGTGGCACTTCCCGGTGGCGCAATTCTATCCCGAGACCGCGTTCGGCGGAGATTTCCGCACCGAGGCCGTCTACCGCGATGCGGAAGTGCAATGCCTGATCATATCGGGCGGGCTCGAGGACTGCTTCGACGACCCGGAGGGGATCATCGAGGATGCGCAGGATGGCGAGGTGCTGGGGCAGGAGATCGACAAGGGCTGGCTGCTCTGGCCGCTGATCCCCTACAGTTTCGACACGATCAACGACATTCAGGGCACGGCACCGTCCGCGCCCGATGCCAATCACTGGCTCGGCACCGATGACACCGCGCGCGACGTGCTGGCGCGGGTGATCTACGGCTTCCGGTTGTCGGTGGCCTTCGCGCTGGTGGTGACGTTCCTGACCTCGGTGATCGGGATCGCCGCCGGGGCGGTGCAGGGGTATTTCGGCGGGCTCACGGACCTCTTGTTCCAGCGGATCATCGAGCTGTGGGGCGCGACGCCGAGCCTCTATATCATCATCATCGTCGCCGCGATCTTCCAGATGAACTTCTGGCTCTTGGTGTTCCTGATGGTGCTGTTCGGCTGGACGGCCCTTGTCGGCGTGGTGCGGGCGGAATTCCTGCGGGCGCGGAACTTCGAATACGTGCGCGCGGCGCGGGCGCTGGGTGTTTCGAACGTGGTGATCATGTTCCGCCACGTGCTGCCCAACGCCATGGTGGCCACGGTCACCATGCTGCCCTTCATCGTCACGGGCACGGTGGCCTCGCTGGCCACGCTCGACTTTCTGGGCTTCGGCCTGCCGTCCTCGGCGCCGTCGCTGGGCGAGTTGACGCTCCAGGCGAAACAGAACCTGCAGGCGCCCTGGCTCGGCTTCACGGCGTTCTTCACCTTCGCGATCATGCTGTCGCTCATGGTCTTCGTCTTCGAGGGCATCCGTGACGCGTTCGACCCCAGAAAGACCTTCTCATGA
- a CDS encoding ABC transporter ATP-binding protein: MSDAVLQVRNLRVGFRQDGQVTEAVKGVSFDVAQGETVALVGESGSGKSVTALSTVSLLPDSAEVSGSITYAGTEMVGAPERDLRRVRGNDVSFIFQEPMTSLNPLHPLEKQITESLTLHQGLTGDAARARVIELLEKVGIRDAESRLGAYPHQLSGGQRQRVMIAMALANGPDLLIADEPTTALDVTIQAQILDLLADLKEAEGMSLLFITHDLTIVRRIADRVCVMQGGEIVETGPTAEIFANPQHPYTRKLLAAEPSGQPDPVPEDAPVVAETDSLKVWFPIQRGILRRTVGHVKAVNNATLNVRAGETLGVVGESGSGKTTLALAILRLISSEGRIVYAGENIQGWKSRDLRRLRKDMQVVFQDPYGSLSPRMTIAQIIAEGLGVHGLEPGADPRRMVAEILVEVGLDPAMMDRYPHEFSGGQRQRIAIARAMILRPKLVVLDEPTSALDMTVQVQIVELLRALQRKYGLAYIFISHDLKVVRALSHKVIVMRQGDVVEMGEGRQIFERPRSDYTKQLLAAAFMDRGAA; the protein is encoded by the coding sequence ATGAGCGATGCGGTTCTGCAGGTGCGCAACCTGCGCGTGGGATTCCGGCAGGACGGGCAGGTGACCGAGGCCGTGAAGGGCGTGAGCTTCGACGTGGCCCAGGGCGAGACCGTGGCCCTAGTGGGCGAGAGCGGGTCGGGAAAGTCGGTGACCGCGCTCAGCACCGTGTCGCTCCTGCCGGATTCGGCGGAGGTGTCGGGATCCATCACCTATGCCGGGACCGAGATGGTCGGCGCGCCGGAGCGGGACTTGCGCCGGGTGCGCGGCAACGATGTCAGCTTCATCTTCCAGGAGCCGATGACCTCGCTCAACCCGCTGCACCCTCTGGAGAAGCAGATCACCGAGAGCCTGACGCTCCATCAGGGGCTGACCGGCGACGCGGCCCGGGCGCGGGTGATCGAGTTGCTGGAAAAGGTCGGGATCCGCGATGCCGAAAGCCGGTTGGGGGCGTATCCGCACCAGCTCTCCGGTGGGCAGCGCCAGCGGGTGATGATCGCCATGGCGCTGGCCAACGGGCCGGATTTGCTGATCGCGGACGAGCCGACCACGGCGCTCGACGTGACGATCCAGGCGCAGATCCTCGATCTGCTGGCGGATCTGAAAGAGGCAGAGGGGATGAGCCTTCTGTTCATCACCCATGACCTGACCATCGTGCGGCGGATCGCGGACCGGGTCTGCGTGATGCAGGGCGGCGAGATCGTCGAGACCGGCCCCACGGCGGAGATCTTCGCCAACCCGCAGCATCCCTATACCCGCAAGCTACTGGCGGCGGAGCCGTCGGGCCAGCCCGACCCGGTGCCCGAGGACGCGCCCGTGGTGGCCGAGACCGACAGCCTGAAGGTGTGGTTTCCGATCCAGCGCGGCATCCTGCGGCGCACGGTCGGCCATGTGAAGGCGGTCAACAACGCGACGCTGAACGTGCGCGCGGGCGAGACCCTGGGCGTGGTCGGCGAGAGCGGGTCGGGCAAGACCACGCTGGCGCTCGCCATCCTGCGGCTGATCTCGTCGGAGGGGCGGATCGTCTATGCGGGCGAGAACATCCAGGGCTGGAAATCCCGCGACCTGCGCCGGTTGCGCAAGGACATGCAGGTGGTGTTCCAGGACCCTTACGGGAGCCTCAGCCCGCGCATGACCATCGCCCAGATCATCGCCGAGGGGCTGGGGGTGCACGGGCTGGAGCCGGGGGCCGACCCGCGCCGGATGGTGGCGGAGATCCTGGTGGAAGTGGGCCTCGACCCGGCCATGATGGACCGCTATCCGCACGAGTTTTCCGGCGGGCAGCGGCAGCGGATCGCGATTGCGCGCGCCATGATCCTGCGGCCCAAGCTGGTGGTTCTGGACGAGCCGACCTCGGCGCTCGACATGACGGTGCAGGTCCAGATCGTGGAGCTTCTGCGCGCGTTGCAGCGGAAATACGGGCTGGCCTATATCTTCATCTCTCACGACCTGAAGGTGGTGCGCGCGCTGAGCCACAAGGTGATCGTGATGCGCCAGGGTGACGTGGTGGAGATGGGCGAGGGCCGGCAGATCTTCGAGCGGCCCCGGTCGGACTATACCAAGCAGTTGCTGGCGGCGGCGTTCATGGATCGTGGTGCGGCCTGA
- the hemN gene encoding oxygen-independent coproporphyrinogen III oxidase produces MTPKTQLARYGLFDTRVPRYTSYPTATHFSQATRPRDFTAWIQAIPPGSEISLYAHVPFCRRLCWFCACRTQGTQSDAPVRAYVDTLLAEIALLRAALPEGVRLSRIHWGGGTPTLLAPDLVTRLAEAMFALAPTTDRAEFSVEIDPNEIDAARLDALAAAGMNRASIGVQDFDPDIQKAIGREQRFEVTEAVVMDLRDRGIRSLNTDILYGLPFQTPVKITESVQKLLSLQPDRVALYGYAHVPWMARRQNLIPNEALPTPEARLDLFETARRLFRWDNYAEIGIDHFAHQGDGLAVAAAERRLHRNFQGYTDDSATVLIGLGASAISRFPQGYAQNASGTAQYQKAIRAGGFATVRGHDFAGDDAMRARMIEMIMCDFAVDGRELVRVFKVPEARITALFRAAQEQFGGMVELDSGALSFRIPPDARPLTRMIARAFDRYEAPAGSHSVAT; encoded by the coding sequence ATGACACCCAAAACGCAACTTGCGCGCTACGGGCTTTTTGACACTCGCGTTCCACGGTACACGAGCTATCCCACGGCGACCCATTTCTCGCAGGCCACCCGGCCAAGGGATTTCACGGCCTGGATCCAGGCGATCCCCCCGGGGAGCGAGATTTCCCTCTACGCGCATGTGCCGTTTTGTCGCCGCCTGTGCTGGTTCTGCGCCTGCCGCACCCAAGGCACCCAGAGCGACGCGCCGGTGCGCGCCTATGTCGATACCCTGCTGGCTGAAATCGCCCTGCTGCGCGCGGCGCTGCCCGAAGGTGTCCGCCTGTCGCGCATCCATTGGGGGGGCGGCACACCGACCCTGCTCGCGCCGGACCTGGTGACGCGGCTGGCCGAGGCGATGTTCGCCCTGGCGCCCACCACCGACCGGGCGGAATTCTCGGTCGAGATCGACCCGAACGAGATCGACGCCGCCCGCCTCGACGCGCTGGCCGCCGCGGGCATGAACCGCGCCTCGATCGGGGTGCAGGATTTCGACCCGGACATCCAGAAGGCGATCGGACGCGAACAGCGATTCGAAGTGACCGAGGCGGTGGTGATGGACCTGCGCGACCGCGGCATCCGAAGCCTGAACACCGACATCCTTTATGGCCTGCCCTTCCAGACACCGGTGAAGATCACCGAGTCGGTACAGAAGCTGCTGTCGCTGCAACCGGACCGGGTCGCCCTCTATGGCTACGCCCATGTGCCCTGGATGGCCCGGCGCCAGAACCTGATCCCGAACGAGGCGCTGCCCACCCCGGAGGCCCGGCTCGACCTGTTCGAAACCGCCCGCCGCCTGTTCCGCTGGGACAACTACGCCGAGATCGGTATCGACCATTTCGCGCACCAGGGAGACGGGCTCGCCGTGGCCGCCGCCGAACGGCGCCTGCATCGGAATTTCCAGGGCTACACGGACGATTCCGCAACCGTTCTGATCGGCCTCGGCGCCTCGGCGATCTCGCGCTTCCCGCAAGGCTACGCCCAGAACGCCAGCGGCACCGCCCAGTACCAGAAGGCCATCCGCGCAGGCGGCTTCGCCACGGTGCGGGGCCACGACTTTGCCGGGGACGATGCGATGCGGGCGCGAATGATCGAGATGATCATGTGCGATTTCGCCGTGGATGGCCGGGAACTGGTCCGCGTGTTCAAGGTGCCCGAGGCCCGGATCACCGCCCTGTTCCGCGCCGCACAAGAGCAATTCGGCGGTATGGTCGAGCTCGACAGCGGGGCACTCAGCTTCCGTATCCCCCCCGATGCACGCCCCCTGACCCGGATGATTGCAAGGGCCTTCGACCGCTACGAGGCCCCGGCAGGCAGCCACTCGGTCGCCACCTGA
- the fnrL gene encoding transcriptional regulator FnrL, whose protein sequence is MPATSQAIQISKDCSDCPIRYRAVCARCETDEMELLESMKYYRDFEAGQTIVWAGDELNFVASVVDGIASLSQTMEDGRRQMVGLLLPSDFLGRPGRTIASYDVTASTAVTLCCFRRGPFEQMMNTTPHIAQRLLEMTLDELDAAREWMLLLGRKTAREKIASLIAIIARRNAAIAQHDHRSAFTFELPMTREAMADYLGLTLETVSRQVSALKRDGVIELRGKREVTIPDFFRLMDETGDDADGGPLV, encoded by the coding sequence ATGCCGGCCACCAGCCAAGCCATTCAAATCAGTAAAGACTGTAGCGATTGCCCGATCCGCTACCGTGCTGTCTGCGCGCGGTGCGAGACCGACGAGATGGAATTGCTGGAAAGCATGAAGTACTACCGCGATTTCGAGGCGGGACAGACCATCGTCTGGGCGGGGGATGAGTTGAATTTCGTGGCCTCCGTGGTCGACGGGATCGCCTCGCTCAGCCAGACCATGGAGGACGGGCGGCGCCAGATGGTCGGGCTTCTGCTGCCTTCGGATTTCCTGGGTCGGCCCGGGCGTACCATCGCAAGCTACGACGTGACTGCGAGCACGGCCGTGACCTTGTGCTGTTTCCGCCGCGGTCCGTTCGAGCAGATGATGAACACCACCCCCCATATCGCCCAGCGATTGCTGGAAATGACCCTCGACGAGCTGGACGCGGCGCGGGAGTGGATGCTGCTTTTGGGGCGCAAGACCGCGCGCGAGAAGATCGCCAGCCTGATCGCGATCATCGCCCGGCGCAACGCCGCCATTGCCCAGCACGACCACAGAAGTGCCTTCACCTTCGAGTTGCCGATGACCCGGGAGGCCATGGCCGATTACCTCGGCCTGACGCTGGAGACCGTGTCGCGGCAGGTCTCGGCGCTCAAGCGCGACGGCGTGATCGAGCTGCGCGGCAAGCGCGAAGTGACCATTCCGGATTTCTTCCGGCTGATGGACGAAACCGGCGATGACGCCGATGGTGGCCCGCTGGTCTGA